The Rhodocytophaga rosea genome has a segment encoding these proteins:
- the purT gene encoding formate-dependent phosphoribosylglycinamide formyltransferase gives MQKKILLLGSGELGKEFVIAVKRLGQYVIAVDSYAGAPAMQVADENEVIDMLNGSELDRIVAAHSPDIIVPEVEAIRTERFYDYEQQGIQVVPSAKAANFTMNRKAIRDLAAKQLGLRTAKYTYASNLDELKDAVKYTGLPCVVKPLMSSSGKGQSVVWTVEDIPVAWEIASTKGRADYGEVIVEAFVHFHSEITLLTVTQMHGPTIFCPPIGHRQERGDYQESWQPARIEPAQLEEAKQMAQQVTAALTGAGIWGVEFFLAEDGVYFSELSPRPHDTGMVTLAGTQNFSEFELHARAVLGLPIPEIILERAGASAVILAKQDGKNPTYSGIAEALAQPRSDIRIFGKPTTRPYRRMAVALAFDRIDCNITDLVERAKQIAGRVQVK, from the coding sequence ATGCAAAAGAAAATTTTATTGTTGGGTTCGGGAGAACTAGGCAAAGAGTTTGTGATCGCCGTTAAACGTCTGGGCCAGTATGTAATTGCCGTAGATTCGTATGCAGGTGCACCAGCCATGCAGGTAGCCGATGAGAATGAAGTAATAGATATGCTTAATGGCAGCGAACTCGACAGAATTGTTGCTGCACATTCTCCCGATATTATTGTTCCTGAAGTAGAAGCCATCCGGACGGAACGGTTTTATGACTACGAACAACAGGGCATTCAGGTGGTTCCCAGTGCCAAAGCAGCTAATTTTACGATGAACCGCAAAGCCATCCGGGATCTGGCGGCTAAACAATTAGGCTTACGTACAGCAAAATATACCTACGCAAGTAATCTGGATGAACTGAAGGATGCTGTAAAATATACCGGATTGCCTTGTGTAGTTAAACCGCTCATGTCCTCCTCCGGAAAAGGGCAGTCTGTGGTGTGGACGGTGGAAGATATACCGGTAGCCTGGGAAATTGCCTCTACCAAAGGACGTGCTGATTACGGGGAAGTAATTGTAGAAGCTTTTGTACATTTTCATTCTGAAATCACCTTGCTTACAGTAACTCAGATGCATGGCCCGACGATTTTTTGTCCGCCTATCGGGCACCGGCAGGAGAGGGGAGATTACCAGGAAAGCTGGCAGCCAGCCAGAATAGAACCAGCTCAGCTGGAGGAAGCCAAACAAATGGCACAGCAGGTAACAGCTGCCTTAACAGGTGCCGGTATCTGGGGAGTAGAATTTTTTCTGGCTGAGGATGGCGTCTATTTTTCTGAACTTTCGCCCCGGCCTCATGATACTGGCATGGTGACACTGGCTGGTACACAGAATTTTTCTGAATTCGAACTACATGCCCGTGCTGTATTGGGTTTGCCTATCCCCGAAATTATTCTGGAAAGAGCTGGTGCCAGTGCTGTTATTCTGGCCAAGCAGGACGGAAAAAATCCTACTTATTCTGGTATTGCAGAAGCCTTGGCACAGCCCAGATCTGATATCCGCATTTTCGGCAAACCTACCACCAGGCCTTACCGCCGGATGGCTGTAGCGCTCGCTTTCGACAGAATAGATTGCAACATTACTGACCTGGTAGAAAGAGCCAAACAGATTGCCGGGAGGGTACAGGTGAAGTAG
- a CDS encoding glycerol-3-phosphate dehydrogenase/oxidase, with protein sequence MNYIFSSAQRHAYLQQMQQASIDLLVIGGGITGAGIALDAQSRGMQTALLEMQDFAAGTSSRSTKLVHGGLRYLKQFEFGLVAEVGRERAIVYENGPHVTKAEPMLLPLVKGGTLGKLGASVGLSLYDTLAGVKSKERRLMLNAAETLSREPLLRKDGLLGGAYYYEYRTDDARLTIEILKEAVQRGALALNYINVTGFTYTDGRITGVKAEDQLTGRTLQIAAKKVVNATGPWVDALDGINDSTKGNKLHITKGVHIVVDYQKFPLKQAVYFDTPDRRMIFAIPRDGKTYIGTTDTTYTGDLVHPQITEADISYLIQAAGYMFPQSALERQDIESSWVGLRPLIRQPGKGPTDISRKDEIFQYESGLITIAGGKLTGYRKMAERVVNVLAKAFQKEEGRSFPACFTDRISVSGGQVGGSAGYGAFVKQKTEAGIKLGLPAEEASRLTHRYGSNVDKIFERVASSESKTSGLPAVLLAQLLYSMEEEMAATPTDFFIRRTGALYFNIQWVQQWQQAVIHYMADYFHWDDPTTARHQQTLQNRIREAKGEAVALQTTV encoded by the coding sequence ATGAACTACATATTTTCATCTGCCCAACGACATGCCTATCTGCAACAAATGCAGCAAGCCAGTATTGATTTACTTGTAATCGGAGGAGGGATTACCGGGGCAGGTATTGCCCTGGATGCACAAAGCCGGGGCATGCAGACTGCCTTACTCGAAATGCAGGATTTTGCTGCTGGTACGTCCAGCCGTTCTACCAAATTAGTTCATGGCGGGTTACGCTACTTGAAACAGTTTGAGTTTGGATTAGTAGCAGAAGTAGGCCGGGAAAGAGCCATTGTGTATGAAAACGGCCCGCATGTGACCAAAGCCGAACCTATGCTATTGCCCCTGGTAAAAGGCGGAACACTGGGAAAACTGGGAGCTTCCGTCGGACTGAGCTTATATGATACACTCGCTGGGGTAAAATCTAAGGAAAGACGGCTGATGTTGAATGCTGCTGAAACGCTGAGCAGAGAGCCATTGCTGCGTAAAGATGGCCTGTTGGGAGGAGCCTATTATTATGAATACCGCACCGATGATGCCCGGCTTACCATAGAAATTCTGAAAGAAGCTGTACAAAGAGGTGCATTAGCCTTGAACTATATAAATGTTACCGGATTTACTTATACTGATGGACGTATCACCGGCGTAAAAGCAGAAGACCAGCTGACTGGCCGGACATTGCAAATAGCAGCAAAAAAAGTAGTGAATGCTACTGGTCCCTGGGTGGATGCTCTGGATGGTATCAACGATTCGACCAAAGGAAACAAACTGCACATTACCAAAGGCGTACATATTGTGGTAGATTACCAGAAGTTCCCGCTCAAACAGGCCGTTTATTTCGATACGCCCGACCGACGGATGATATTTGCTATTCCCCGCGATGGAAAAACCTATATTGGCACTACGGATACAACCTATACCGGCGATCTTGTTCATCCACAGATCACTGAAGCGGATATCAGTTACCTGATCCAAGCGGCCGGCTATATGTTTCCCCAATCTGCCCTGGAGCGGCAGGATATAGAATCCAGCTGGGTAGGCTTGCGCCCCTTGATCAGGCAGCCTGGCAAAGGACCTACCGATATTTCCCGCAAAGATGAGATTTTTCAGTATGAATCCGGATTAATTACTATTGCTGGTGGCAAACTCACCGGTTACCGCAAAATGGCCGAACGGGTAGTAAATGTGCTGGCAAAGGCTTTTCAGAAAGAAGAAGGCCGGTCCTTCCCGGCTTGTTTTACAGATAGAATTAGTGTTTCCGGCGGACAGGTAGGTGGCTCGGCTGGTTATGGCGCCTTTGTGAAGCAGAAAACAGAAGCAGGTATAAAATTAGGTTTACCGGCAGAAGAAGCCAGTAGATTAACGCACCGCTATGGCTCTAATGTAGATAAAATATTTGAGAGAGTCGCTTCCAGTGAGTCAAAAACATCCGGCTTACCAGCAGTATTATTAGCACAACTCTTATATAGTATGGAAGAAGAGATGGCGGCTACGCCTACCGATTTTTTCATCCGCAGAACCGGCGCTTTGTATTTCAATATACAATGGGTACAACAATGGCAGCAGGCTGTTATTCATTATATGGCAGATTATTTTCACTGGGATGATCCTACCACTGCCAGACACCAGCAAACCTTACAAAATCGTATCCGGGAAGCCAAAGGAGAAGCGGTGGCCTTACAAACTACTGTGTAA
- the sdaAB gene encoding L-serine ammonia-lyase, iron-sulfur-dependent subunit beta: protein MSGRSSIFDMIGPVMIGPSSSHTAGVVRIARVARHILGIQPTEAIITFYNSFARTYEGHGSDRAVIAGLMDYKTDDVRIRNSFDFAKEQNLVYSFRSVGNASTFHPNTVKLNVKAGEKAVEIIGESRGGGLITIAQVNGFRAGFSAQLHTLIITAEDVKGSIAFIADVVAHDDCNIASMNVSRKGKNDLACQFIEMDSSIRPITLEYIRSLRWVKEVIYIPVLND, encoded by the coding sequence ATGTCTGGAAGAAGCAGCATTTTTGATATGATTGGCCCGGTTATGATAGGTCCTTCCAGTTCACATACAGCAGGAGTGGTACGGATTGCAAGAGTAGCCCGCCATATCCTGGGAATACAACCAACGGAAGCTATTATTACTTTTTATAACTCCTTTGCCCGTACATACGAAGGACATGGCAGTGACAGGGCAGTAATTGCAGGATTGATGGATTATAAAACGGACGATGTGCGGATCAGAAATTCTTTTGATTTTGCCAAAGAACAAAATCTGGTTTATTCTTTCCGTTCGGTTGGCAATGCCTCTACTTTTCATCCAAATACGGTGAAATTGAATGTAAAAGCCGGAGAAAAAGCAGTAGAAATAATAGGAGAAAGCAGGGGAGGTGGATTAATTACGATTGCACAGGTAAATGGTTTCCGGGCTGGTTTTTCAGCACAACTCCATACACTGATTATTACGGCTGAAGACGTGAAGGGAAGTATTGCTTTTATTGCGGATGTGGTAGCCCACGACGATTGTAATATTGCCTCTATGAATGTATCCAGAAAAGGCAAAAATGACCTGGCCTGCCAGTTTATTGAGATGGATTCCAGCATCAGGCCAATTACGCTGGAATATATCAGAAGCCTGCGGTGGGTAAAAGAAGTGATTTATATTCCGGTATTGAATGACTAA
- a CDS encoding ABC transporter ATP-binding protein, translating into MNILEAQHIIKRYANHTALDDVSISIPKGSIFGLLGPNGAGKTSLIRIITQITAPDSGQVLFNGEQLAPRHIAQIGYLPEERGLYKKMKVGEQLLYLTQLKGIPRAVALEKLKIWFNKFDIQSWWNKNIEDLSKGMQQKVQFIATVLHNPSLIILDEPFTGFDPINANVIKDEILQLKQQGSTIIFSTHRMESVEELCDYIALINKSKKILDGSTKEIKNRFRTNTYIVEGEGSNFELSSDFEVISREELPDNYFRASIRLQPGITANQLIAHLINQIQIHSFIESIPTMNDIFIRSVTGQSSVNVGREIEV; encoded by the coding sequence TTGAACATATTAGAAGCCCAGCATATCATCAAGCGTTACGCTAACCATACAGCTCTGGATGATGTAAGTATAAGTATTCCCAAAGGAAGTATTTTTGGCTTGTTAGGCCCCAATGGGGCAGGTAAAACTTCGCTCATCCGGATCATTACCCAGATTACAGCCCCCGATTCCGGACAAGTGCTTTTCAATGGTGAACAATTAGCTCCCAGACATATTGCCCAGATAGGATATTTGCCGGAAGAAAGAGGGTTATATAAGAAAATGAAGGTGGGTGAACAACTTCTGTATCTGACTCAGTTAAAAGGAATTCCCAGAGCTGTAGCCTTGGAAAAGCTGAAAATCTGGTTCAATAAATTTGATATTCAAAGCTGGTGGAATAAAAATATTGAAGACCTTTCCAAGGGCATGCAACAGAAAGTGCAGTTTATTGCCACAGTGCTTCATAATCCTTCCCTCATTATTCTCGATGAACCCTTTACAGGCTTTGATCCTATTAATGCCAACGTGATCAAAGACGAAATTCTGCAACTCAAGCAACAGGGTAGTACCATTATTTTTTCTACCCATCGCATGGAATCTGTAGAAGAACTCTGTGATTATATTGCGTTAATAAATAAATCGAAAAAAATACTCGATGGCTCTACCAAAGAAATTAAAAACCGCTTCCGCACCAATACTTATATAGTGGAAGGTGAGGGCAGTAATTTTGAGCTAAGCAGCGATTTTGAGGTGATTTCCAGGGAAGAACTGCCGGATAATTATTTCAGGGCTAGCATCCGCCTTCAGCCTGGTATTACTGCCAATCAACTTATTGCGCATTTAATCAATCAGATACAGATTCATTCTTTCATTGAAAGCATTCCCACTATGAACGATATCTTTATCCGAAGTGTAACTGGGCAATCGAGTGTGAATGTCGGAAGAGAAATCGAAGTGTAA
- a CDS encoding aminotransferase class IV, producing the protein MKCIYNFQLTEETMVSVPFHNRAFQYGDGLFETMRFQEGRILFLEDHLERLSAGLEVLQMKLPSDFSLYYLETAIAQLVEANDLFPRARIRLQVWRKSGGLYTPTQKEAEFYISAQPFVETPMEKEKVLFYRDIRLQYSPLSSLKTCNALPYIMAGIAKTNTDADDMILLDNQGHTSECIASNIFWIKNGIVYTPSLQSGCIAGVMRKQIMNHANKLAIPLEEGLFPESSILEAEAVFCSNISGIQAIKQIEEVVFDAAKLPQALMTIGQYTG; encoded by the coding sequence ATGAAATGTATTTATAACTTCCAACTTACCGAAGAAACAATGGTTTCTGTGCCTTTTCACAACAGGGCCTTTCAATACGGCGACGGATTATTCGAAACGATGCGTTTTCAGGAAGGAAGAATCTTATTTCTGGAAGACCATCTGGAAAGACTTTCCGCAGGATTAGAAGTATTACAGATGAAACTTCCATCTGATTTTTCCCTTTACTATCTGGAGACAGCCATTGCACAACTTGTAGAAGCGAATGACTTGTTTCCCAGAGCCAGAATCCGTTTACAGGTATGGCGGAAAAGCGGAGGCTTATATACGCCTACCCAAAAGGAAGCTGAATTTTATATAAGTGCCCAGCCATTTGTGGAGACGCCCATGGAGAAAGAAAAAGTGTTATTTTACAGAGATATCCGCTTGCAGTATTCGCCTCTTTCTTCCCTCAAAACCTGTAATGCTTTGCCTTATATTATGGCAGGGATTGCTAAAACAAATACCGATGCAGATGATATGATCTTGCTAGATAATCAAGGACATACTTCAGAATGTATTGCTTCTAATATATTCTGGATAAAAAATGGCATTGTGTATACCCCTTCCCTGCAAAGCGGCTGCATCGCCGGAGTAATGCGTAAACAAATTATGAATCACGCTAATAAATTAGCCATTCCGCTAGAAGAAGGGTTATTTCCAGAATCAAGTATTCTGGAAGCAGAAGCTGTATTTTGTTCTAACATCTCCGGTATTCAGGCTATTAAGCAGATTGAAGAAGTTGTATTTGATGCTGCTAAATTGCCACAAGCATTGATGACTATTGGCCAATACACAGGATAG